From a single Nitrogeniibacter mangrovi genomic region:
- the nifE gene encoding nitrogenase iron-molybdenum cofactor biosynthesis protein NifE, producing MKASEIQALLDEPACSHNTKEKSGCARPKPGAAAGGCSFDGAQIALLPIADVAHIVHGPIACAGSSWDNRGTRSSGPALYRIGMTTDLSETDVVMGRGEKRLFHAIRQAIESYAPAAVFVYNTCVTALIGDDVDAACRAAAERWGVPVVPVDAAGFYGTKNLGNRLAGEAMFKHVVGTAEPAPAPPRIDGRPTWDINLIGEYNIAGEFWHVLPLFDELGYRVLCTLSGDARFHEVQTMHRARATMVVCAKALLNVARKLKEQHGVPFFEGSFYGIEDMNAALRGFAQMIGDADLIARTEIVIARETAAARASLEAWKPLLKDKRVLLYTGGVKSWSIVSALQDLGMKVVATGTKKSTEEDKARIRELMGEDTQMIDDGSPKALLQVYHDHRADILIAGGRNLYTALKARIPFLDINQEREFAYAGYAGMAELARQLALSMNSPVWEAVRRPAPWAQGTSGALMSA from the coding sequence ATGAAAGCCAGCGAGATCCAGGCCCTGCTCGACGAGCCGGCCTGCAGCCACAACACCAAGGAGAAGTCCGGCTGTGCCCGCCCCAAGCCCGGCGCGGCGGCCGGCGGCTGCTCCTTCGATGGTGCGCAGATCGCCCTGCTGCCCATCGCCGACGTGGCGCACATCGTGCACGGGCCGATCGCCTGCGCGGGGTCGAGCTGGGACAACCGCGGCACGCGTTCGTCGGGGCCGGCGCTGTACCGCATCGGCATGACCACCGACCTGTCGGAGACCGACGTGGTCATGGGGCGGGGCGAGAAGCGCCTGTTTCATGCCATCCGCCAGGCCATCGAGAGCTATGCGCCGGCGGCGGTGTTCGTCTACAACACCTGCGTCACCGCGCTGATCGGCGATGACGTGGACGCCGCCTGCCGGGCGGCGGCCGAGCGCTGGGGCGTGCCGGTGGTGCCGGTGGACGCGGCCGGCTTCTACGGCACCAAGAACCTGGGCAACCGCCTCGCCGGCGAGGCCATGTTCAAGCATGTGGTGGGCACCGCCGAGCCGGCGCCGGCGCCGCCGCGCATCGACGGGCGGCCCACGTGGGACATCAACCTCATCGGCGAATACAACATCGCCGGCGAGTTCTGGCATGTGCTGCCGCTGTTCGACGAGCTGGGCTACCGCGTCCTGTGCACCCTGTCGGGGGACGCCCGCTTCCACGAGGTGCAGACCATGCACCGCGCCCGCGCCACCATGGTGGTGTGCGCCAAGGCGCTGCTGAACGTGGCGCGCAAGCTCAAGGAGCAGCACGGCGTGCCCTTCTTCGAGGGCAGCTTCTACGGCATCGAGGACATGAACGCGGCGCTGCGCGGCTTTGCGCAGATGATCGGCGATGCGGACCTGATCGCCCGCACCGAGATCGTCATCGCCCGCGAAACGGCCGCGGCCAGGGCGTCGCTGGAGGCCTGGAAGCCGCTGCTCAAGGACAAGCGGGTGCTGCTCTACACCGGCGGGGTGAAGAGCTGGTCCATCGTCTCCGCCCTGCAGGACCTGGGCATGAAGGTGGTGGCCACCGGCACCAAGAAGTCCACCGAGGAAGACAAGGCGCGCATCCGCGAGCTGATGGGCGAGGACACCCAAATGATCGACGACGGCAGCCCCAAGGCGCTGCTGCAGGTCTATCACGACCACCGGGCCGACATCCTCATCGCCGGCGGGCGCAACCTCTACACCGCGCTCAAGGCGCGCATCCCCTTCCTGGACATCAACCAGGAGCGCGAATTCGCCTACGCGGGCTATGCCGGCATGGCCGAACTGGCCCGTCAGCTGGCCCTGTCGATGAACAGCCCGGTGTGGGAGGCGGTGCGCCGCCCTGCGCCCTGGGCGCAGGGCACCAGCGGTGCGCTGATGAGTGCGTGA
- a CDS encoding OmpW/AlkL family protein, translating into MKKQLLVALIAAGLAVPALAQSEGNWMVRARAVNINTANKSDAIPGLAGKDDIHVSDKLIPEVDISYFFTPNIAAELVLTYPQEHNVSLNGTKLGTVEQLPPTLLVQYHFMPEAKFRPYVGIGVNYTLFTNDDLVMGLKTENDSVGLALQVGMDVKLADQWYLNVDVKKIKMGTDVELNGSKLTHLDIDPWLVGVGVGYRF; encoded by the coding sequence ATGAAGAAGCAACTCCTTGTCGCCCTGATCGCCGCCGGCCTGGCCGTGCCCGCCCTGGCCCAGTCCGAAGGCAACTGGATGGTCCGTGCCCGCGCCGTCAACATCAACACCGCCAACAAGTCGGACGCCATCCCCGGCCTGGCCGGCAAGGACGACATCCATGTCAGCGACAAGCTGATCCCGGAAGTGGACATCAGCTACTTCTTCACCCCCAACATCGCCGCCGAGCTGGTGCTCACCTACCCGCAGGAACACAACGTGTCCCTCAACGGCACCAAGCTGGGCACCGTCGAACAACTGCCGCCGACCCTGCTGGTGCAGTACCACTTCATGCCCGAAGCCAAGTTCCGCCCCTACGTCGGCATCGGCGTGAACTACACCCTGTTCACCAATGACGACCTGGTCATGGGCCTGAAGACCGAAAACGACAGCGTCGGCCTCGCCCTGCAAGTGGGCATGGACGTCAAACTCGCGGACCAGTGGTACCTCAACGTGGACGTGAAGAAGATCAAGATGGGCACCGACGTGGAACTGAACGGCTCCAAGCTGACCCACCTGGACATCGACCCGTGGCTCGTGGGCGTCGGCGTCGGCTACCGCTTCTGA